A genomic window from Brevibacillus agri includes:
- a CDS encoding flavodoxin produces MSRILMVYASMTGNTQEVAEAIAEGIRSTGKDLEIKEVMDATAKELEDYDAILLGAYTWGDGDLPDECLDFYEEMDDIDLSGKKVAAFGSCDSAYEHVGAAVDILLKKASERGAETPLEGLKIELSPNAKEVEICKQFGVSFSELLG; encoded by the coding sequence ATGAGCCGCATTTTGATGGTGTACGCAAGCATGACAGGAAACACGCAGGAAGTTGCTGAAGCAATTGCCGAAGGGATTCGTTCCACCGGAAAAGACCTGGAGATAAAAGAAGTCATGGATGCCACTGCCAAGGAACTGGAAGACTACGATGCCATTTTGCTCGGTGCCTATACATGGGGCGACGGCGATCTGCCAGACGAGTGCCTGGACTTTTACGAAGAGATGGACGATATTGATTTGAGCGGCAAAAAAGTCGCGGCTTTCGGTTCCTGCGACTCCGCTTACGAGCATGTGGGCGCTGCTGTAGATATTTTGCTGAAAAAAGCGAGCGAGCGCGGAGCGGAAACTCCACTCGAAGGTCTGAAAATCGAGCTGTCTCCTAACGCAAAAGAAGTAGAGATTTGCAAACAGTTTGGCGTTTCCTTCTCCGAGCTGCTCGGCTAA
- the dapD gene encoding 2,3,4,5-tetrahydropyridine-2,6-dicarboxylate N-acetyltransferase gives MNMMDANEIIAFIQKSEKKTPVKLYVKGNLEGIDFGASSKTFITGTTGVVFGEWKEIEPVLAANADKIEDYVVESDRRNSAIPLLDTKGIQARIEPGAIIRDQVTIGNNAVIMMGATINIGAVIGEGTMIDMNVVVGGRGTIGKNCHIGAGSVIAGVIEPPSAQPVVVEDDVVIGANAVVLEGVRVGKGAVVAAGAVVIEDVPPYVVVAGTPARVIKQIDDKTRSKTEIKQELRQL, from the coding sequence GTGAACATGATGGATGCCAATGAAATTATCGCGTTTATTCAAAAAAGCGAGAAGAAAACACCAGTGAAACTATACGTGAAAGGCAATCTGGAGGGCATTGACTTCGGTGCCAGCTCCAAGACGTTCATTACAGGCACGACTGGCGTTGTGTTTGGCGAATGGAAAGAAATCGAGCCGGTTCTGGCTGCGAACGCGGACAAAATCGAAGACTACGTAGTAGAAAGCGACCGCCGCAATTCGGCGATTCCGTTGCTCGACACAAAAGGAATCCAGGCGCGCATCGAGCCAGGCGCGATTATCCGCGACCAGGTGACGATCGGCAACAACGCAGTCATCATGATGGGCGCTACGATCAACATCGGTGCTGTGATTGGCGAAGGCACGATGATCGACATGAACGTCGTCGTCGGCGGCCGCGGAACGATCGGGAAAAACTGCCATATCGGCGCTGGTTCTGTCATCGCAGGCGTCATCGAGCCGCCTTCCGCGCAGCCAGTCGTAGTGGAAGATGACGTCGTAATCGGTGCCAACGCCGTGGTTCTGGAAGGCGTGCGCGTAGGAAAAGGCGCGGTTGTGGCAGCGGGCGCGGTCGTCATTGAAGACGTGCCGCCATACGTTGTGGTGGCTGGTACACCAGCGCGCGTGATTAAACAGATCGACGACAAAACTCGCTCCAAGACGGAGATCAAGCAGGAGCTACGTCAACTGTAG